One Sediminibacillus dalangtanensis genomic region harbors:
- the uvrB gene encoding excinuclease ABC subunit UvrB, which translates to MENKFDLVAQYQPEGDQPRAINELVEGLKKGKKHQTLLGATGTGKTFTMSNVIKEINRPTLVIAHNKTLAGQLYSEFKEFFPDNAVEYFVSYYDYYQPEAYVPSTDTFIEKDASINDEIDKLRHSATSALFERNDVLIVASVSCIYGLGSPEEYRSQVLSLRTGMEKDRDQLLRDLVDIQYARNDIDFQRGTFRVRGDSVEIIPASREEHCLRIEFFGDEIDRIREVDALTGEIIGDREHIAIFPASHFVTREENLKKAIKNIEQELNERVKELKDQNKLLEAQRIEQRTNYDLEMMNEMGFCSGIENYSRHLTFREPGSTPYTLIDYFPDDFLIVVDESHVTLPQIRGMYNGDQARKQVLVDHGFRLPSAMDNRPLTFSEFEKKINQMVYVSATPGPYELEHTPKMTEQIIRPTGLLDPEVEVRPIEGQIDDLIGEINQRVERNERVLVTTLTKKMSEDLTDYLKEIGIKVAYLHSEIKTLERIEIIRDLRVGKYDVLVGINLLREGLDIPEVSLVTILDADKEGFLRSERSLIQTMGRAARNENGRVIMYADKMTDSMEKAIDETNRRRVKQQAYNEEHGITPKTIKKDVRDVIRATVAAEETEEYKSEQPKLSEMTKKEREKVIEDMEKEMKQAARDLNFERAAELRDLVLELKAEG; encoded by the coding sequence GTGGAAAATAAATTCGACCTTGTTGCCCAGTATCAGCCTGAAGGAGATCAGCCAAGAGCAATAAACGAACTGGTAGAGGGTCTGAAAAAAGGGAAGAAGCATCAGACGCTTCTTGGAGCTACGGGGACAGGGAAAACGTTCACGATGTCGAATGTCATTAAAGAAATCAATCGCCCGACGTTGGTGATTGCCCATAACAAAACACTGGCAGGTCAGCTGTACAGTGAATTCAAAGAATTTTTTCCGGATAACGCAGTAGAGTATTTCGTCAGTTATTATGATTACTATCAACCGGAAGCATACGTACCGTCGACGGATACGTTTATCGAAAAAGACGCGAGTATCAACGATGAAATTGATAAACTGCGTCACTCGGCAACATCCGCATTGTTCGAACGCAATGATGTCTTGATTGTCGCCAGTGTATCGTGTATCTATGGTTTGGGTTCTCCGGAAGAATACCGCAGCCAGGTGCTTTCGCTCCGGACCGGAATGGAAAAAGACAGGGATCAGCTGTTGCGTGATTTGGTCGATATCCAGTACGCCCGCAACGATATCGATTTCCAGCGCGGAACGTTCCGCGTCCGCGGCGATTCGGTGGAAATCATCCCGGCTTCTCGGGAGGAGCATTGCCTGCGCATCGAGTTTTTTGGAGATGAAATAGACCGGATCCGGGAAGTCGATGCTTTGACCGGCGAGATTATCGGCGATCGGGAACATATCGCAATCTTTCCGGCTTCCCACTTCGTCACCCGTGAAGAAAATTTGAAAAAAGCGATAAAAAATATCGAGCAGGAGCTTAACGAACGGGTAAAAGAATTGAAGGATCAAAACAAGCTGCTGGAAGCCCAGCGCATCGAACAGCGGACCAATTATGATTTGGAAATGATGAATGAAATGGGCTTTTGCTCGGGAATCGAAAACTATTCCCGTCATTTGACTTTCCGCGAACCAGGATCGACACCATATACGTTGATCGATTATTTCCCGGATGATTTTCTGATCGTGGTGGATGAGTCCCACGTCACCTTGCCGCAAATCCGCGGAATGTACAACGGGGACCAGGCGAGAAAGCAAGTGTTGGTGGACCATGGTTTCCGATTGCCATCTGCTATGGACAACCGTCCACTGACATTCAGCGAGTTTGAAAAGAAAATCAACCAGATGGTTTATGTATCGGCGACTCCAGGTCCTTATGAACTCGAGCATACGCCAAAAATGACCGAGCAAATTATCCGTCCGACCGGCTTGTTGGATCCGGAAGTCGAAGTCCGTCCGATTGAAGGGCAGATCGACGATTTAATTGGAGAAATAAACCAGCGTGTCGAGCGGAATGAACGTGTATTGGTCACCACGCTGACCAAAAAAATGTCCGAGGATTTAACCGATTATTTGAAGGAAATCGGCATCAAAGTCGCTTATTTACACTCGGAAATTAAGACGTTAGAAAGAATCGAGATTATCCGGGACCTGCGGGTGGGTAAATATGATGTATTAGTAGGAATCAACCTGCTTCGTGAAGGACTCGATATTCCCGAGGTTTCCCTTGTCACGATATTGGATGCGGACAAAGAAGGCTTCCTGCGCTCTGAACGCTCCCTGATTCAGACAATGGGAAGAGCGGCACGTAACGAAAACGGACGTGTCATCATGTATGCCGATAAAATGACTGATTCGATGGAAAAGGCGATAGATGAAACCAACCGCCGTCGTGTTAAACAACAAGCTTATAATGAAGAACACGGCATTACACCGAAGACCATTAAGAAGGATGTCCGCGATGTGATCCGCGCCACAGTGGCAGCCGAAGAAACAGAAGAATACAAGTCCGAACAACCAAAGCTGTCGGAGATGACCAAGAAGGAACGGGAAAAGGTAATCGAGGATATGGAAAAAGAAATGAAACAGGCGGCAAGGGACCTGAACTTCGAACGGGCCGCCGAGCTGCGTGACTTGGTTTTGGAACTTAAAGCGGAAGGATGA
- a CDS encoding FixH family protein: protein MKMKRILFFLVIMLFGLAACGQSDKQGSGDDNADPQPLEVDLQVPEQADSGEAVSMTAKVTQGGENVGDADEVEFEIWQEGAKDDSEMIEAEYQEDGVYGIEKNFEADGTYVVQSHVTARQMHIMPKKSIVIGSAEDGDKEDTKEGHSHGDDESTGEDDSAHHHHDDLAVELDAPDTLTVHEESEVTVSVNQDEEPLTGANVTLEIYHNPDEDPQWVNLTEGDNGIYAGNVTFEHSGEHEITIHVKKGDLHTHQEATLAVEE, encoded by the coding sequence ATGAAAATGAAACGAATTTTATTTTTTCTTGTCATCATGCTTTTTGGCCTTGCTGCCTGCGGGCAATCCGACAAGCAGGGTTCCGGCGATGACAATGCCGACCCACAACCACTCGAGGTGGATTTGCAAGTGCCGGAACAAGCGGACAGCGGTGAAGCCGTCAGCATGACCGCCAAAGTCACACAGGGTGGAGAAAATGTCGGCGATGCCGATGAGGTAGAGTTTGAAATATGGCAGGAAGGTGCAAAAGACGATAGTGAAATGATCGAAGCGGAATACCAGGAAGACGGTGTCTATGGAATAGAAAAAAACTTTGAAGCGGACGGCACTTATGTCGTTCAGTCCCATGTCACTGCCCGGCAAATGCATATCATGCCGAAAAAGTCGATTGTGATCGGAAGCGCAGAAGATGGAGATAAGGAGGATACAAAAGAAGGGCATAGCCACGGAGACGATGAAAGTACAGGAGAAGATGACAGTGCCCATCACCACCATGACGATTTGGCTGTCGAACTGGATGCTCCGGATACGTTAACAGTTCACGAAGAAAGCGAAGTGACAGTCAGCGTCAACCAGGATGAGGAACCGTTAACCGGCGCAAATGTCACATTGGAAATCTACCACAACCCGGATGAAGATCCTCAATGGGTCAATTTGACAGAAGGGGACAACGGCATCTATGCAGGAAATGTCACTTTTGAACACAGTGGCGAGCATGAAATCACCATTCATGTCAAAAAGGGGGATTTGCATACGCATCAGGAGGCGACTCTAGCGGTAGAAGAGTAA
- a CDS encoding VOC family protein, giving the protein MAEFQIKKLNTIVVPVKDLDKSITFYKDVLHLPEDFVENGMASYSIGTGDGKVTVLLHIIDEPEPVENGIVIEFEVDDVNKTVTSIREAGGQIVQEPIDREWGVKEAVIADPDGYKIWMVEPLS; this is encoded by the coding sequence ATGGCAGAGTTCCAGATTAAAAAACTAAATACGATCGTAGTCCCAGTAAAAGACTTGGATAAGTCTATTACGTTTTACAAAGATGTTTTACATCTGCCTGAAGATTTTGTAGAGAATGGGATGGCTTCTTATTCCATCGGTACTGGGGACGGAAAAGTCACGGTGTTGTTACATATCATCGATGAACCGGAACCCGTGGAAAATGGGATTGTTATCGAGTTTGAGGTAGATGACGTGAACAAAACAGTCACTTCCATAAGAGAGGCGGGAGGACAAATCGTCCAGGAACCGATCGACCGGGAATGGGGAGTGAAGGAGGCTGTCATTGCCGATCCGGATGGATATAAAATTTGGATGGTAGAGCCTTTATCCTAG